One genomic segment of Panicum virgatum strain AP13 chromosome 2N, P.virgatum_v5, whole genome shotgun sequence includes these proteins:
- the LOC120661687 gene encoding protein FAR1-RELATED SEQUENCE 5-like isoform X1, with amino-acid sequence MPSAPGEKNPQDAPGPATAPPLVQALRPVDGTGSSTIDLRLAQQSWPGNVVLLRPCVPWPPQVPVQLLLNPANPQKNADAMVDVAAADVNPAIDSCDDNMLPKMNMLFDGENDAYEFYNAYAEKVGFFVRRSTLWTTSKNIITRRTFVCSREGFREKKKGAKEAKCPRPETRIGCPASLTIRLTANGKYRLTEFVPNHNHQLATASTIHMLKAKKIRRKARAVRENLVDDTVSTPEFENEDEAYEFYSMYAGKIGFNVRRASMTVNTENVITRRMFVCSKEGFREKKRGVKRVKKPRPETRTGCPACMVIRLGTNGKYQVTEFVTFHNHQLGAAAASDLVMASQSTENDQDDGVDLADRSPDDSVHKQNLINESVTINFLEGRSCKRYKCTKTPHYGDVGATLEYLQRMQHDNPSFFYAVKSDENGNFTNFFWADSKSIIDFVYFGDVVCFDSGYALQRYGRPLALFTGLNHHKQTVIFGAALLYDESNEAFRWLLDTFNMAMNGTHPKTLLTDRSAAISEAVAATLPATAHRYCVWQIYQHALQQLSQAFQGSKTLEGNFKRCLFDCEDEEEFLTAWKEMLEKYDLEDNQWLADLFSIKEKWALPYGRDAFYADMKSVQQKESLTSELKKHLSLEYGLLNFFEHFEKLLCDRRSAELEFDVNANQSTKKPPSMRMLRQAANVYTPAAFKMFEREFELYMDCMLYSCGEMGTIFEYRISVEDNPKDHFVKFNSRNSMMNCTCKTFEFIGIPCRHMLKVLDTRNIKDLPVQYIVKRWRKDAKSGSSNSGCAFSFDGDPESAHTKCYNLLCRIFSIAAARAATSAESFTYMENQSNILMDQVEQVIQTRPPDIVDLIGANCDRTQNSVDNIVTEGIHSHTNFLNGSADGSLTFPFTLGAGALDYR; translated from the exons ATGCCGTCGGCACCTGGGGAGAAGAATCCCCAAGATGCTCCGGGGCCTGCGACTGCACCTCCGCTGGTGCAGGCTCTCAGGCCTGTCGATGGCACAGGCAGTTCCACCATAGACCTGAGGCTAGCGCAGCAGTCTTGGCCCGGCAATGTAGTGCTCCTGCGCCCTTGCGTGCCCTGGCCTCCTCAGGTGCCTGTCCAGCTGCTGCTTAATCCTGCAAATCCACAGAAAAATGCA GATGCTATGGTTGATGTGGCTGCAGCAGATGTTAACCCTGCAATCGATAGCTGTGATGATAATATGTTGCCCAAGATGAATATGCTGTTCGATGGCGAGAATGATGCGTATGAGTTCTACAATGCGTATGCGGAGAAGGTGGGCTTCTTTGTCCGGAGGTCAACGCTCTGGACAACCTCAAAGAACATAATCACTAGGAGAACTTTTGTTTGCTCAAGAGAGGGTTTCCGGGAAAAGAAGAAGGGGGCCAAGGAAGCAAAGTGCCCACGCCCTGAAACAAGAATTGGGTGCCCTGCGAGCTTGACCATTAGACTTACTGCTAACGGCAAGTATCGTTTGACAGAGTTTGTACCGAATCATAACCATCAGCTGGCAACGGCATCTACAATTCATATGCTCAAAGCAAAGAAAATCAGGCGCAAAGCACGGGCTGTGAGAGAAAATCTGGTCGATGATACTGTTAGTACGCCAGAATTTGAAAATGAAGATGAGGCATATGAATTTTACAGCATGTATGCAGGAAAAATTGGGTTCAATGTGCGAAGGGCTAGCATGACAGTGAATACTGAGAATGTTATAACCAGAAGAATGTTTGTTTGTTCGAAAGAGGGTTTCCGTGAGAAGAAAAGAGGAGTGAAAAGAGTAAAGAAGCCTCGACCGGAGACACGAACTGGCTGTCCGGCATGTATGGTCATCAGGCTTGGAACTAATGGCAAATATCAAGTCACAGAATTTGTTACCTTTCATAATCACCAGCTTGGGGCTGCAGCAGCGTCTGATCTCGTCATGGCATCTCAGAGTACAGAAAATGATCAAGATGATGGAGTTGATCTGGCAGATAGATCACCTGATGATTCTGTTCACAAGCAAAATCTTATTAATGAAAGTGTCACTATAAATTTCCTAGAAGGTAGAAGTTGCAAAAGATACAAGTGTACAAAGACTCCACACTATGGTGATGTTGGTGCTACTCTAGAGTACCTTCAAAGGATGCAACATGATAACCCTTCATTCTTCTATGCTGTAAAATCTGATGAGAATGGGAACTTTACAAATTTTTTCTGGGCGGATTCAAAGTCTATTATTGATTTTGTCTATTTCGGTGATGTAGTATGTTTTGATTCAGGATATGCATTGCAACGCTATGGCAGGCCACTTGCTTTGTTTACAGGTTTGAATCATCATAAGCAAACAGTTATCTTTGGTGCTGCATTACTTTATGATGAAAGTAATGAGGCTTTCAGATGGTTATTAGATACTTTCAACATGGCAATGAATGGAACACATCCGAAGACATTGTTAACTGATAGATCTGCTGCAATAAGTGAAGCTGTTGCGGCCACATTGCCTGCTACAGCCCATCGTTATTGTGTGTGGCAAATTTACCAACATGCTCTTCAGCAGTTGAGTCAAGCTTTCCAGGGTTCAAAAACTCTAGAAGGCAACTTCAAGAGATGTCTATTTGATtgtgaggatgaggaggagtttTTGACAGCATGGAAGGAAATGTTGGAAAAGTATGACCTAGAAGATAATCAATGGCTAGCAGATTTGTTCTCAATTAAGGAGAAATGGGCACTGCCATATGGCCGTGATGCATTTTATGCTGATATGAAAAGTGTCCAGCAGAAGGAAAGCTTGACGAGTGAGTTGAAAAAACATTTAAGCTTGGAATATGGCCTTTTAAACTTCTTTGAGCACTTTGAAAAACTGTTATGTGATCGTCGATCTGCAGAGCTGGAATTTGATGTGAATGCTAACCAGAGCACAAAGAAGCCACCATCTATGCGAATGTTAAGGCAAGCTGCCAATGTATATACACCTGCTGCCTTTAAAATGTTTGAGAGGGAATTTGAATTATACATGGATTGCATGCTTTACAGCTGTGGTGAGATGGGAACAATTTTCGAGTACAGGATAAGTGTTGAAGACAATCCAAAAGATCATTTTGTTAAATTCAATTCGCGCAATTCCATGATGAATTGTACTTGTAAGACGTTTGAGTTTATTGGCATCCCATGTCGCCATATGCTGAAGGTACTTGACACAAGGAATATCAAGGACCTTCCTGTTCAGTATATCGTGAAAAGGTGGAGGAAGGATGCCAAATCAGGATCTTCAAATAGTGGTTGCGCTTTCTCATTTGATGGTGATCCTGAGTCTGCTCATACGAAATGTTACAATTTACTGTGTCGCATATTCAGCATAGCAGCGGCTAGGgctgcaacctctgcagaatcATTCACATATATGGAAAACCAGTCAAACATACTGATGGATCAAGTAGAGCAAGTTATTCAAACCAGGCCGCCTGACATTGTTGACCTTATTGGTGCTAACTGTGACCGAACTCAAAATTCAGTTGACAATATTGTCACTGAAGGCATTCACAGTCATACTAATTTTCTTAATGGCTCCGCTGATG GCTCTCTAACATTTCCGTTCACATTGGGTGCTGGCGCATTGGATTACCGCTGA
- the LOC120661687 gene encoding protein FAR1-RELATED SEQUENCE 5-like isoform X2 — MPSAPGEKNPQDAPGPATAPPLVQALRPVDGTGSSTIDLRLAQQSWPGNVVLLRPCVPWPPQDAMVDVAAADVNPAIDSCDDNMLPKMNMLFDGENDAYEFYNAYAEKVGFFVRRSTLWTTSKNIITRRTFVCSREGFREKKKGAKEAKCPRPETRIGCPASLTIRLTANGKYRLTEFVPNHNHQLATASTIHMLKAKKIRRKARAVRENLVDDTVSTPEFENEDEAYEFYSMYAGKIGFNVRRASMTVNTENVITRRMFVCSKEGFREKKRGVKRVKKPRPETRTGCPACMVIRLGTNGKYQVTEFVTFHNHQLGAAAASDLVMASQSTENDQDDGVDLADRSPDDSVHKQNLINESVTINFLEGRSCKRYKCTKTPHYGDVGATLEYLQRMQHDNPSFFYAVKSDENGNFTNFFWADSKSIIDFVYFGDVVCFDSGYALQRYGRPLALFTGLNHHKQTVIFGAALLYDESNEAFRWLLDTFNMAMNGTHPKTLLTDRSAAISEAVAATLPATAHRYCVWQIYQHALQQLSQAFQGSKTLEGNFKRCLFDCEDEEEFLTAWKEMLEKYDLEDNQWLADLFSIKEKWALPYGRDAFYADMKSVQQKESLTSELKKHLSLEYGLLNFFEHFEKLLCDRRSAELEFDVNANQSTKKPPSMRMLRQAANVYTPAAFKMFEREFELYMDCMLYSCGEMGTIFEYRISVEDNPKDHFVKFNSRNSMMNCTCKTFEFIGIPCRHMLKVLDTRNIKDLPVQYIVKRWRKDAKSGSSNSGCAFSFDGDPESAHTKCYNLLCRIFSIAAARAATSAESFTYMENQSNILMDQVEQVIQTRPPDIVDLIGANCDRTQNSVDNIVTEGIHSHTNFLNGSADGSLTFPFTLGAGALDYR; from the exons ATGCCGTCGGCACCTGGGGAGAAGAATCCCCAAGATGCTCCGGGGCCTGCGACTGCACCTCCGCTGGTGCAGGCTCTCAGGCCTGTCGATGGCACAGGCAGTTCCACCATAGACCTGAGGCTAGCGCAGCAGTCTTGGCCCGGCAATGTAGTGCTCCTGCGCCCTTGCGTGCCCTGGCCTCCTCAG GATGCTATGGTTGATGTGGCTGCAGCAGATGTTAACCCTGCAATCGATAGCTGTGATGATAATATGTTGCCCAAGATGAATATGCTGTTCGATGGCGAGAATGATGCGTATGAGTTCTACAATGCGTATGCGGAGAAGGTGGGCTTCTTTGTCCGGAGGTCAACGCTCTGGACAACCTCAAAGAACATAATCACTAGGAGAACTTTTGTTTGCTCAAGAGAGGGTTTCCGGGAAAAGAAGAAGGGGGCCAAGGAAGCAAAGTGCCCACGCCCTGAAACAAGAATTGGGTGCCCTGCGAGCTTGACCATTAGACTTACTGCTAACGGCAAGTATCGTTTGACAGAGTTTGTACCGAATCATAACCATCAGCTGGCAACGGCATCTACAATTCATATGCTCAAAGCAAAGAAAATCAGGCGCAAAGCACGGGCTGTGAGAGAAAATCTGGTCGATGATACTGTTAGTACGCCAGAATTTGAAAATGAAGATGAGGCATATGAATTTTACAGCATGTATGCAGGAAAAATTGGGTTCAATGTGCGAAGGGCTAGCATGACAGTGAATACTGAGAATGTTATAACCAGAAGAATGTTTGTTTGTTCGAAAGAGGGTTTCCGTGAGAAGAAAAGAGGAGTGAAAAGAGTAAAGAAGCCTCGACCGGAGACACGAACTGGCTGTCCGGCATGTATGGTCATCAGGCTTGGAACTAATGGCAAATATCAAGTCACAGAATTTGTTACCTTTCATAATCACCAGCTTGGGGCTGCAGCAGCGTCTGATCTCGTCATGGCATCTCAGAGTACAGAAAATGATCAAGATGATGGAGTTGATCTGGCAGATAGATCACCTGATGATTCTGTTCACAAGCAAAATCTTATTAATGAAAGTGTCACTATAAATTTCCTAGAAGGTAGAAGTTGCAAAAGATACAAGTGTACAAAGACTCCACACTATGGTGATGTTGGTGCTACTCTAGAGTACCTTCAAAGGATGCAACATGATAACCCTTCATTCTTCTATGCTGTAAAATCTGATGAGAATGGGAACTTTACAAATTTTTTCTGGGCGGATTCAAAGTCTATTATTGATTTTGTCTATTTCGGTGATGTAGTATGTTTTGATTCAGGATATGCATTGCAACGCTATGGCAGGCCACTTGCTTTGTTTACAGGTTTGAATCATCATAAGCAAACAGTTATCTTTGGTGCTGCATTACTTTATGATGAAAGTAATGAGGCTTTCAGATGGTTATTAGATACTTTCAACATGGCAATGAATGGAACACATCCGAAGACATTGTTAACTGATAGATCTGCTGCAATAAGTGAAGCTGTTGCGGCCACATTGCCTGCTACAGCCCATCGTTATTGTGTGTGGCAAATTTACCAACATGCTCTTCAGCAGTTGAGTCAAGCTTTCCAGGGTTCAAAAACTCTAGAAGGCAACTTCAAGAGATGTCTATTTGATtgtgaggatgaggaggagtttTTGACAGCATGGAAGGAAATGTTGGAAAAGTATGACCTAGAAGATAATCAATGGCTAGCAGATTTGTTCTCAATTAAGGAGAAATGGGCACTGCCATATGGCCGTGATGCATTTTATGCTGATATGAAAAGTGTCCAGCAGAAGGAAAGCTTGACGAGTGAGTTGAAAAAACATTTAAGCTTGGAATATGGCCTTTTAAACTTCTTTGAGCACTTTGAAAAACTGTTATGTGATCGTCGATCTGCAGAGCTGGAATTTGATGTGAATGCTAACCAGAGCACAAAGAAGCCACCATCTATGCGAATGTTAAGGCAAGCTGCCAATGTATATACACCTGCTGCCTTTAAAATGTTTGAGAGGGAATTTGAATTATACATGGATTGCATGCTTTACAGCTGTGGTGAGATGGGAACAATTTTCGAGTACAGGATAAGTGTTGAAGACAATCCAAAAGATCATTTTGTTAAATTCAATTCGCGCAATTCCATGATGAATTGTACTTGTAAGACGTTTGAGTTTATTGGCATCCCATGTCGCCATATGCTGAAGGTACTTGACACAAGGAATATCAAGGACCTTCCTGTTCAGTATATCGTGAAAAGGTGGAGGAAGGATGCCAAATCAGGATCTTCAAATAGTGGTTGCGCTTTCTCATTTGATGGTGATCCTGAGTCTGCTCATACGAAATGTTACAATTTACTGTGTCGCATATTCAGCATAGCAGCGGCTAGGgctgcaacctctgcagaatcATTCACATATATGGAAAACCAGTCAAACATACTGATGGATCAAGTAGAGCAAGTTATTCAAACCAGGCCGCCTGACATTGTTGACCTTATTGGTGCTAACTGTGACCGAACTCAAAATTCAGTTGACAATATTGTCACTGAAGGCATTCACAGTCATACTAATTTTCTTAATGGCTCCGCTGATG GCTCTCTAACATTTCCGTTCACATTGGGTGCTGGCGCATTGGATTACCGCTGA
- the LOC120661688 gene encoding ADP-ribosylation factor GTPase-activating protein AGD5-like isoform X2 — protein MGNEKANSYWEAELPPNYDRVGIENFIRAKYEDKRWVPRNGTSRPSSSVRDEKSQESPASANRSGYGHRSSFEQNRTSPAPSKTAPAASRMPSQASPPKVEPPVPKVVSLPQPQKSPAKVDATPPKVEKPSVAPPPKVDYATDLFNMLSMDGTTVKESESSSNDDNAWDGFQSAQPVPSSEQKDSAKLAESKPQSTSGIEDLFKDSPAVSVSSAPAVSQANAKNDIMSLFEKSNMVSPFALHQQQLALMSQQQALLMAALKAGNAPQMVAGNANQLNANGSNPPLGTLPFQNWTNLGYQNPGLTPAAAPAAQNGAAKVTNNNQDFSSGSFGFGTPGLYNIGSAVPANGAAAAGASNNGTGSTASSTLPSQSGKDYDFSSLTQGFFSKR, from the exons ATGGGAAATGAAAAGGCAAACAGCTATTGGGAAGCAGAGCTGCCTCCTAACTATGATAGGGTTGGAATAGAGAATTTCATCCGTGCAAA ATACGAGGACAAGAGATGGGTACCGAGGAATGGAACGTCACGACCTTCCTCCAGTGTTCGAGATGAGAAGAGCCAAGAGTCTCCAGCTAGTGCTAACAGGAGTGGATATGGTCACAGATCTTCATTTGAGCAAAACCGTACTTCACCAGCTCCGAGCAAAACTGCACCTGCAGCTTCAAGGATGCCCTCTCAG GCATCACCTCCAAAAGTAGAACCACCAGTTCCTAAGGTGGTTTCACTCCCTCAGCCGCAGAAATCTCCTGCCAAAGTTGACGCAACACCCCCTAAAGTTGAGAAGCCATCGGTTGCACCACCTCCTAAAGTTGATTATGCCACTGATCTCTTTAACATGTTATCTATGGATGGAACAACAGTGAAAGAGTCAGAGTCATCTTCAAACGATGATAATGCCTGGGATGGATTCCAGT cTGCACAACCAGTACCTAGCTCAGAGCAAAAGGATTCTGCCAAACTAGCAGAAAGTAAGCCCCAATCTACATCAGGAATAGAAGACTTATTTAAAGACTCACCAGCTGTGTCAGTATCCTCAGCTCCAGCTGTTTCCCAAGCAAATGCGAAGAATGATATCATGAGTTTGTTTGAGAAG TCCAATATGGTGTCACCATTCGCTCTCCATCAGCAGCAGTTGGCATTGATGTCCCAGCAGCAAGCTCTTCTAATGGCTGCTCTTAAAGCTGGAAATGCACCCCAAATGGTTGCTGGGAATGCCAATCAGCTAAATGCTAATGGTTCTAATCCCCCTCTTGGAACCTTGCCTTTTCAAAACTGGACAAATCTTGGTTATCAAAACCCTGGGTTGactccagcagcagcgccagcagcaCAGAATGGTGCCGCTAAG GTTACAAACAACAATCAGGACTTCTCTTCTGGGAGCTTCGGTTTTGGTACACCTGG GCTGTACAACATTGGTTCAGCTGTCCCAGCAAATGGGGCCGCGGCTGCAGGTGCTAGCAACAATGGCACTGGATCCACTGCCTCATCTACTCTTCCCTCACAATCCGGCAAAGATTACGACTTTTCCTCATTAACTCAAGGATTTTTCTCCAAACGATGA